One Littorina saxatilis isolate snail1 linkage group LG1, US_GU_Lsax_2.0, whole genome shotgun sequence genomic window carries:
- the LOC138981428 gene encoding uncharacterized protein: MATFCVMAVLTSLVTLCYGDKNFTVTYEATLEVEVKNYNGLGDDISGKVVIGMFGDTTPITALNFKTLCEGWTRNNQKLSFKNSFCHRMVKDMLVQCGDITTGDGTGSISIYGQRFNDENYSISHRSGGIVSMANHGKDTNGSQFFITIGPSRFLDKKHVAFGKVLKGFNILRTINRMGPGADFQTPRRPIRIAECTTQEVKKYELSANDMKKDDLEA; the protein is encoded by the exons ATGGCTACCTTTTGTGTTATGGCTGTGCTGACGTCACTTGTGACGCTATGCTACGGTGACAAAAACTTCACGGTGACGTACGAAGCCACTCTGGAGGTGGAGGTGAAGAACTACAACGGTCTGGGCGATGACATCAGCGGCAAGGTCGTCATAGGGATGTTCGGTGACACCACCCCAATCACCGCCCTCAACTTCAAAACCCTTTGTGAAGGATGGACCAGAAATAAC CAAAAACTGTCGTTCAAGAACAGCTTCTGTCATCGTATGGTCAAAGACATGCTGGTCCAGTGTGGAGACATCACAACTGGCGATGGCACTGGAT CTATCAGCATCTACGGACAACGCTTCAACGACGAGAACTACAGCATCAGTCACCGTAGCGGCGGTATCGTGTCCATGGCCAACCACGGCAAGGACACCAACGGCTCCCAGTTCTTCATCACCATAGGCCCATCCCGCTTCCTCGACAAGAAGCACGTGGCGTTCGGCAAGGTCCTCAAAGGATTC AACATTCTGAGAACCATCAACAGGATGGGACCCGGCGCAGACTTCCAGACCCCAAGACGACCAATCAGAATCGCAGAATGCACCACACAGGAAGTGAAGAAATATGAATTGTCT